In Triticum aestivum cultivar Chinese Spring chromosome 5B, IWGSC CS RefSeq v2.1, whole genome shotgun sequence, the following proteins share a genomic window:
- the LOC123116028 gene encoding uncharacterized protein, translating into MTKFLAPQSLANYISTRYISAVADIDNISSYNWAQFIVDDLLNSASLMPKRFHNSSQVSINGCILFLQTIYLDHIMPSNDDVNCETSPRIAAFDDDLVTRIIMNDMKCKHNIGFPFPQFGKLQLMKPPSIYSRAPEEGSQENHHSTPSATINQPRVSNISEYLQTRFKSTKLRSIYGEEASSSIKDAITSAEGQFSSILQDISDFENFSHNPVAIEATQKLNKILVTTVFNSIKIAVRATLRNVLSDNHNRSGGLGSHGALHSNPPSGLTPPSFSKYTASPCQHTSTLDRDHPQPASQGNIGSCSTTSNMYNNLASRTPPTTHNASASPSKQKSSISPASAARLAQEWTVALSAEDTNGDEQQRRYIVQNPPSHLLRDKNTRKINRNKKLLSPFQTKQCSITRIDTRVARSTYSYIQEISNEALLDEVWLQSSCPFNISIKLRTLQQSIARRGWMDTDCLNFAIRKMFFDDVERFEGTN; encoded by the exons ATGACAAAGTTCTTGGCTCCGCAATCACTGGCAAACTACATTTCCACAAGGTATATCAGCGCAGTAGCTGATATTGACAATATCTCATCATACAACTGGGCACAGTTCATCGTCGACGACCTCTTGAATTCTGCCAGCTTGATGCCCAAACGATTTCATAATTCTTCTCAAGTATCAATTAACGGGTGTATACTATTCCTCCAG ACAATTTATCTGGACCATATTATGCCATCAAATGACGATGTCAACTGTGAAACCAGTCCTAGGATTGCGGCATTTGATGATGACCTCGTCACCCGCATTATCATGAATGACATGAAGTGCAAACACAACATTGGGTTCCCTTTCCCTCAGTTTGGGAAGCTGCAG CTCATGAAACCACCAAGTATTTACTCCCGTGCACCAGAAGAGGGCTCTCAAGAAAATCATCATTCGACTCCGAGCGCAACCATTAACCAACCACGTGTCTCCAACATTTCAGAATACTTGCAGACACGTTTCAAATCAACTAAATTACGGTCGATATATGGAGAAGAG GCTTCTTCTTCCATTAAGGATGCAATCACCAGTGCTGAAGGACAATTTTCATCTATTTTGCAAGATATTTCAGATTTTGAAAACTTTTCTCACAATCCAGTAGCCATTGAAGCAACTCAAAAACTTAACAAAATTCTGGTTACTACTGTTTTCAATTCGATAAAAATTGCAGTAAGGGCCACCCTTCGTAATGTTCTTTCGGACAACCACAATAGGTCCGGCGGTCTGGGCAGTCATGGTGCACTTCATTCGAACCCCCCATCAG GCCTTACCCCACCATCCTTCAGCAAGTATACTGCTTCACCATGCCAACATACAAGCACGCTTGACAGGGATCATCCACAACCGGCATCTCAAGGCAACATTGGTTCATGTAGCACAACAAGTAATATGTACAACAATCTAGCATCCCGCACTCCACCAACCACTCATAATGCTTCTG CCTCACCAAGCAAGCAGAAATCGTCAATCTCCCCAGCATCTGCTGCTCGCCTGGCACAAGAGTGGACCGTCGCACTAAGTGCCGAGGATACCAATGGAGATGAACAACAACGTAGATACATAGTACAAAACCCACCATCCCACCTTCTAAGAGATAAAAACACCCGAAAAATAAATCGAAACAAGAAACTTTTGTCCCCCTTTCAGACCAAGCAATGCTCAATAACACGTATTGATACGCGGGTAGCCCGCTCAACTTATTCGTACATTCAAGAAATATCAAATGAAGCCTTGTTGGA TGAAGTATGGCTTCAAAGTTCTTGTCCGTTCAACATCTCCATAAAGTTACGCACTCTCCAGCAATCCATTGCTCGTCGTGGCTGGATGGATACCGACTGCTTAAATTTTGCGATCCGCAAAATGTTCTTCGATGATGTGGAGCGGTTCGAGGgaacaaactga